One segment of Rosa chinensis cultivar Old Blush chromosome 6, RchiOBHm-V2, whole genome shotgun sequence DNA contains the following:
- the LOC112173397 gene encoding pentatricopeptide repeat-containing protein At4g35130, chloroplastic has product MTPTLALNYYLYTSTAPPNLSRKRAAEPRANQGAYPPRFPKWVRKAAKPPMKSTTLIEQHSSSLKQALHDHVQSGSMEDALWVFEKMNQSDAYNWNIVIRGFTDNGLFREAIEFYQRMEFEGVGADNYTFPFVIKACGGSLSLAEVRRVHGKLFKVGLVSDVYICNSLCAVYAKLGCIEDAEKVFEEMPVKDLVSWNSMIGGYVAVGDGWSAVVSFQEMLVVGIMPDRFSMIGVLNACAIEGLLQTGKEIHCQVMKCVVESDVMVQTSLIDMYHKCGRLDYAERLFDKISQKNVVVWNAMIHGYALNASPVESFSCLKTMQETDKLRPDAITMINLLPSCTQVGALMEGKSIHGYAIRHGFLPHIVLETALIELYGACSRVKFAERIFGQLAQKNLISWNTMISAYVHNGRNWEALELFQDLVSKPLDPDPITISSILPAYSEVASLGQRKQIHGYISKLEHHSNTFILNSTVYMYAKCGHLGTSQEIFDRMIYRDVSSWNTIIMAYAIHGFGRRSTRLFSEMVEKGIQPNESTFVSLLTACSISGMVDEGWKYYASMKLEYGIDPGIEHYGCMIDLLGRTGNLDQAKTFIDEMPLLPTARIWGSLLTASRNNRNIELAEVAAENILSLEHDNTGCYVLLSNMYAEAGRWEDVKRIKFRMKQKGLEKTIGCSYLETKCKPYRFINHDKSHVESDTIYEVLDVILRKIGEDKYVHSITKFRPLDLMRKKQNSAEHHSVRLAISYGLISTKLRDPVLVRRNTRICEDCHNAAKKVSEMTKREIIVGDSKVFHHFRDGNCSCGDYW; this is encoded by the coding sequence ATGACTCCAACTCTCGCTCTCAACTATTATCTCTACACCTCCACAGCACCACCCAACCTCTCTCGAAAACGCGCCGCCGAGCCCAGAGCAAACCAGGGCGCCTACCCGCCAAGATTTCCCAAATGGGTTCGTAAAGCCGCAAAACCACCAATGAAGTCAACCACACTGATTGAACAGCACAGCTCTTCGCTCAAACAGGCTCTTCATGACCATGTTCAATCTGGGTCCATGGAAGACGCGCTCTGGGTGTTTGAGAAAATGAACCAGTCAGATGCGTACAACTGGAACATCGTTATCAGAGGTTTTACGGATAATGGGTTGTTCCGAGAGGCGATTGAGTTTTATCAGAGAATGGAATTTGAAGGTGTTGGAGCGGATAACTATACTTTCCCATTTGTAATCAAGGCCTGTGGTGGGTCCTTATCGTTGGCCGAAGTCCGAAGGGTTCACGGGAAGTTGTTCAAGGTTGGGTTGGTTTCGGACGTATACATATGTAACTCTCTGTGTGCTGTGTATGCGAAACTTGGTTGCATAGAAGATGCAGAGAAGGTGTTTGAAGAAATGCCTGTTAAAGACTTGGTTTCTTGGAATTCGATGATTGGTGGGTATGTTGCAGTTGGGGATGGATGGAGTGCAGTGGTTAGTTTTCAAGAGATGCTGGTGGTTGGGATAATGCCGGATAGATTCAGCATGATCGGCGTTCTTAATGCTTGTGCTATCGAGGGTTTGCTCCAAACTGGGAAGGAAATCCATTGCCAGGTGATGAAATGTGTGGTTGAATCAGATGTCATGGTTCAAACCTCGCTTATTGACATGTACCACAAATGCGGTAGACTAGACTATGCGGAGAGGTTGTTTGATAAGATTTCTCAAAAGAATGTTGTGGTTTGGAATGCGATGATACACGGATATGCGCTAAATGCTAGTCCCGTGGAGTCTTTTTCTTGCTTGAAAACGATGCAAGAGACTGATAAGTTGAGGCCTGATGCTATTACGATGATAAATTTACTCCCTTCTTGCACACAAGTAGGAGCCCTCATGGAGGGAAAATCTATCCATGGCTACGCAATTAGACATGGGTTTCTCCCTCATATTGTCTTGGAAACGGCTCTGATTGAGTTGTATGGTGCGTGCAGCAGGGTAAAATTTGCAGAACGTATATTTGGCCAACTGGCTCAAAAGAATTTGATATCATGGAACACCATGATTTCTGCGTATGTACACAATGGACGGAATTGGGAAGCCTTGGAACTATTTCAGGATCTTGTGAGTAAACCTCTTGACCCAGACCCAATTACGATTTCAAGCATCCTACctgcctattctgaagtagcaTCATTAGGGCAGCGGAAGCAAATTCATGGTTATATCTCGAAATTGGAGCATCATTCGAATACCTTCATCTTGAATTCAACTGTTTACATGTATGCAAAATGTGGGCATCTAGGTACTTCCCAAGAAATCTTTGATAGGATGATATACAGGGATGTCAGCTCATGGAACACTATTATTATGGCTTATGCCATTCATGGGTTTGGGAGAAGATCAACTCGGTTGTTCTCCGAAATGGTAGAAAAGGGCATTCAACCAAATGAGAGCACTTTTGTTTCCCTGTTAACAGCTTGTAGCATTTCTGGCATGGTCGATGAGGGTTGGAAATACTATGCATCTATGAAATTAGAGTACGGTATTGATCCTGGAATAGAGCACTACGGTTGTATGATTGATCTTCTTGGGCGTACAGGTAATCTTGACCAAGCCAAGACTTTTATTGACGAAATGCCGTTGCTGCCCACAGCCAGAATCTGGGGTTCTTTACTGACAGCCAGTAGAAACAATAGAAACATAGAGTTAGCAGAGGTTGCTGCTGAGAACATTTTGTCCTTGGAACATGATAATACTGGGTGTTACGTCTTGCTTTCCAATATGTATGCTGAAGCTGGAAGGTGGGAAGATGTAAAACGGATCAAATTTCGTATGAAGCAAAAAGGACTGGAAAAAACTATTGGATGCAGCTATCTTGAGACCAAATGTAAGCCTTACAGGTTCATCAACCACGACAAGTCGCACGTTGAAAGTGACACGATTTATGAGGTTTTAGACGTAATCTTGAGGAAGATTGGGGAAGACAAGTATGTTCACAGTATCACCAAGTTCAGACCCTTGGATTTGatgagaaagaaacaaaattctGCAGAGCATCACAGTGTAAGATTGGCAATTTCTTATGGGCTGATCTCCACGAAACTCAGAGACCCGGTTCTTGTTAGAAGGAACACAAGAATATGCGAAGATTGCCATAATGCTGCTAAGAAGGTTTCAGAGATGACCAAGAGAGAGATAATAGTAGGGGATTCCAAGGTCTTTCACCACTTCAGAGATGGGAATTGCTCATGTGGTGATTATTGGTGA